From Yersinia hibernica, a single genomic window includes:
- the trmJ gene encoding tRNA (cytosine(32)/uridine(32)-2'-O)-methyltransferase TrmJ produces the protein MLHNIRIVLVETSHTGNMGSTARAMKTMGLTNLYLVNPLVKPDSQAIALSAGASDVIGNATIVDTLDEALAGCSLVVGTSARSRTLPWPMLEPRECGVRSAREAEHAPVALVFGRERVGLTNDELQKCHYHVAIPANPEYSSLNLAMAVQILAYEVRVAFLDRQQAAAPAVEEEEAPYPLVDDLERFYLHLEQVLSHTGFIRQAHPGQIMSKLRRLFTRARPEAQELNILRGMLTSIEKQDKYPRSITGINGHGDKN, from the coding sequence ATGTTACACAATATTCGTATCGTTTTGGTTGAGACCTCGCACACCGGCAATATGGGTTCTACAGCCAGGGCCATGAAAACAATGGGATTAACCAATTTATATCTGGTCAATCCTTTAGTAAAACCCGATTCTCAGGCTATTGCGCTGTCGGCGGGTGCCAGCGATGTGATTGGCAATGCCACCATCGTTGATACTCTGGATGAAGCGCTGGCAGGATGCAGTCTGGTGGTTGGCACCAGCGCTCGCTCTCGCACCTTGCCTTGGCCGATGTTGGAGCCGCGCGAGTGCGGTGTTCGCAGTGCGCGTGAAGCTGAACATGCGCCTGTCGCGTTAGTGTTTGGCCGTGAACGAGTTGGCCTGACGAATGATGAGCTGCAAAAGTGTCATTATCATGTGGCTATCCCGGCAAACCCGGAATACAGTTCACTGAACTTGGCCATGGCGGTGCAGATTCTGGCGTATGAAGTGCGGGTGGCATTCCTTGATCGCCAACAAGCGGCGGCACCAGCAGTAGAAGAAGAGGAAGCCCCATATCCGTTAGTTGATGATTTGGAACGTTTCTATCTGCATCTGGAGCAGGTTTTGTCTCATACTGGCTTTATACGCCAGGCTCATCCAGGGCAGATTATGAGCAAATTGCGCCGCTTGTTTACCCGCGCTCGACCAGAGGCCCAAGAGCTGAATATCTTGCGTGGGATGCTGACATCTATTGAAAAACAAGATAAATACCCACGAAGCATCACGGGTATCAATGGTCACGGCGACAAAAATTAA
- the hscA gene encoding Fe-S protein assembly chaperone HscA, producing MALLQISEPGLTAAPHQRRLAAGIDLGTTNSLVATVRSGKAQTLADEQQRDLLPSVVHYQQEGIDVGWNARHLAALDPVNTISSVKRMMGRSLADIMQRYPNLPYQFQPSENGLPTIQTASGLVNPVQVSADILTALAQRARTALAGDLDGVVITVPAYFDDAQRQGTKDAARLAGLHVLRLLNEPTAAAIAYGLDSGQEGVIAVYDLGGGTFDISILRLSRGVFEVLATGGDSALGGDDFDHLLADWLREQAGIDSRDDHGVQRQLLDAAIAAKIALSQAEVADVSVAGWHGQVTREQFESLIASLVKRTLMACRRALKDAGVTADEVLAVVMVGGSTRVPLVREQVGQFFGRTPLTSIDPDKVVAIGAAIQADILVGNKPDSDMLLLDVIPLSLGLETMGGLVEKVIPRNTTIPVARAQEFTTFKDGQSAMSIHVLQGERELVQDCRSLARFTLRGLPPLPAGGAHIRVTFQVDADGLLSVTAMEKSTGVEASIQVKPSYGLSDDEITKMIKDSMANAQSDIGARKLAEQQVEASRVLESLQGALAADAALLSEQESTAIAQAIAALQQQMQGTDPHAIEAAIKALDTQTQDFAARRMDASIRRALAGHSVDEV from the coding sequence ATGGCCTTATTACAAATTAGTGAGCCTGGTTTAACAGCTGCGCCGCATCAACGCCGGTTGGCTGCTGGGATAGATTTAGGCACCACCAACTCGCTGGTGGCTACAGTGCGCAGCGGTAAAGCGCAAACCCTAGCCGATGAACAGCAGCGGGATCTTTTGCCCTCAGTGGTTCATTATCAACAAGAGGGAATCGATGTTGGCTGGAATGCGCGCCATTTAGCCGCATTGGATCCGGTCAATACCATCAGTTCAGTCAAGCGCATGATGGGCCGCTCTTTGGCCGATATCATGCAGCGCTATCCTAATCTGCCTTACCAATTCCAGCCGAGCGAAAACGGCTTGCCGACTATCCAGACGGCGAGTGGATTAGTCAATCCGGTGCAAGTCTCTGCAGATATTCTTACAGCATTGGCGCAACGAGCACGAACTGCTCTGGCAGGGGATTTGGATGGCGTGGTGATTACTGTTCCGGCGTATTTTGATGATGCTCAACGCCAGGGCACCAAAGATGCGGCCCGTTTGGCCGGATTGCATGTATTGCGTTTGCTCAATGAACCAACGGCGGCGGCTATCGCCTATGGCCTGGACTCCGGTCAAGAGGGGGTGATTGCTGTTTACGACTTGGGCGGCGGGACATTTGATATTTCTATTTTGCGCTTGAGCCGTGGGGTGTTTGAAGTTTTGGCCACGGGGGGCGATTCTGCGCTGGGTGGCGATGATTTTGACCACTTATTAGCAGATTGGCTGCGCGAGCAAGCTGGCATTGATTCCCGTGATGATCATGGAGTGCAGCGGCAGCTTCTTGATGCGGCAATTGCGGCCAAAATTGCGCTGAGCCAGGCTGAAGTTGCTGACGTCTCTGTTGCCGGTTGGCACGGGCAGGTCACCCGTGAGCAGTTTGAGTCTCTGATAGCCTCATTAGTGAAACGCACATTAATGGCCTGTCGCCGGGCATTAAAAGATGCCGGCGTCACGGCTGACGAAGTGCTTGCCGTGGTGATGGTGGGCGGCTCGACCCGAGTGCCTTTGGTACGTGAGCAGGTTGGGCAATTCTTTGGCCGCACGCCACTGACTTCAATTGACCCGGATAAAGTGGTCGCCATTGGGGCCGCTATTCAAGCAGATATTCTGGTGGGAAATAAACCCGACAGTGACATGCTTCTGCTTGATGTTATCCCGCTGTCGCTAGGGCTGGAAACCATGGGGGGGCTAGTGGAGAAGGTTATCCCGCGCAATACCACCATCCCAGTGGCTCGCGCGCAAGAGTTCACGACCTTTAAAGATGGTCAGAGCGCGATGTCTATCCACGTGCTACAAGGTGAACGCGAATTGGTACAAGATTGCCGCTCACTGGCCCGCTTTACCTTACGGGGTTTACCGCCGCTGCCAGCTGGAGGCGCGCATATTCGCGTGACTTTCCAGGTGGATGCGGACGGGTTATTGAGTGTCACGGCAATGGAGAAATCCACTGGTGTTGAGGCATCGATTCAGGTGAAGCCCTCTTATGGGCTGTCTGACGATGAAATTACCAAGATGATTAAAGATTCAATGGCGAATGCGCAAAGTGATATTGGCGCCCGCAAACTGGCGGAACAACAAGTCGAAGCTTCCCGTGTGCTAGAGAGTTTACAGGGCGCACTGGCCGCAGACGCAGCATTACTCAGTGAGCAAGAAAGTACCGCCATCGCTCAGGCGATAGCGGCATTACAGCAGCAGATGCAGGGCACTGACCCACATGCTATCGAAGCTGCGATAAAAGCGTTAGATACACAAACGCAAGATTTTGCCGCGCGCCGGATGGATGCTTCTATCCGTCGTGCTTTGGCTGGCCATTCTGTGGATGAGGTTTAA
- a CDS encoding nickel/cobalt transporter — MSVGFTHAARPRHWLINLWPLLAFLVLLAGAVQLAWLYWPELLFKTVVWQKSMHQQLAQLLQQVKAHPHQTGLALMMFSLIYGVLHAMGPGHGKIVIVTYLATHPAQLKNSLKLTFAASILQGGVAILLVTVLLGMLQLSSRYLHQSSFWLEKGSFLLVIVLGVLLCLRAIKRLYWQIKALRPQKISIQSIQPLSAGHIHSESCGCGHRHMPSAQELQAGDDWRTRLAIVLAMGMRPCSGAIMVLLFAKVIGVYWWGILSAMAMALGTSLTISLLALFVHYARRLAVHLSRKRAPAAWGAIAWATLALTGGLILLFAGVLLYLSSQPDFIGGVRPFGR; from the coding sequence ATGTCAGTAGGTTTCACCCATGCTGCGCGGCCCAGACATTGGCTCATCAACTTATGGCCGCTACTGGCATTTTTAGTGCTGCTGGCCGGTGCGGTGCAGCTTGCCTGGCTTTATTGGCCGGAACTGTTGTTCAAAACCGTGGTTTGGCAAAAAAGCATGCATCAGCAGCTGGCCCAGCTACTGCAACAGGTGAAAGCCCACCCGCATCAGACCGGCTTAGCGCTGATGATGTTCAGCTTGATTTATGGTGTACTCCATGCCATGGGGCCAGGGCACGGCAAAATAGTGATTGTGACTTATCTGGCAACCCATCCGGCACAGCTAAAAAACAGTTTAAAGCTCACTTTTGCGGCGTCGATATTGCAAGGCGGGGTTGCTATCCTGCTGGTGACCGTGCTGTTGGGCATGTTGCAACTTTCCTCTCGCTATTTGCATCAAAGCAGTTTCTGGCTGGAAAAGGGCAGTTTTCTGTTGGTTATTGTGCTTGGGGTTTTGTTATGTTTGCGGGCCATAAAGCGCCTTTATTGGCAGATAAAGGCGCTGAGACCGCAGAAAATCAGCATCCAAAGCATTCAGCCGCTGAGCGCGGGCCACATTCACAGTGAGAGTTGCGGCTGTGGGCACCGCCATATGCCGAGTGCGCAAGAGTTACAAGCTGGCGATGACTGGCGTACCCGTTTGGCAATTGTGCTGGCCATGGGGATGCGGCCTTGCTCTGGTGCCATTATGGTGCTGCTGTTTGCCAAGGTGATTGGGGTTTACTGGTGGGGGATTCTTTCGGCGATGGCGATGGCGCTAGGCACCTCATTGACCATCTCGTTACTGGCATTATTCGTGCATTATGCGCGGCGATTGGCGGTGCATCTAAGCCGCAAAAGGGCTCCAGCGGCCTGGGGAGCGATAGCTTGGGCGACGTTGGCATTGACCGGCGGCTTAATTTTGTTGTTTGCCGGAGTTCTGCTTTATCTCTCCAGCCAACCGGACTTTATCGGCGGAGTTAGGCCCTTTGGGCGCTAA
- the iscX gene encoding Fe-S cluster assembly protein IscX — protein MSLTWQDTRAIGEALYDQFPDMDPKTVRFTDMHQWICDLEDFDDSPQGSNEKILEAILLVWLDEFE, from the coding sequence ATGAGCTTAACGTGGCAAGATACCCGCGCGATTGGCGAAGCTCTTTACGACCAGTTCCCGGATATGGATCCGAAAACAGTACGTTTTACTGATATGCACCAATGGATTTGTGACTTAGAAGATTTCGATGACTCCCCACAGGGGTCAAATGAAAAAATACTCGAAGCGATTTTGTTGGTTTGGTTAGATGAATTTGAATAG
- the hscB gene encoding co-chaperone HscB — protein MDYFTLFGLPAQYLIDGNQLATRYQELQRQFHPDRFANQPERERLASLQQALTINDAYQTLKHPLKRAEYMLSLQGFDLGNEQHTMRDTAFLMEQLELREELDAIERNSDAETQLAEFNRRLVLMTQTRSQLMVEQLNQQQWEQAAETVRKLRFLDKLHQQVEQLEERLFDDFS, from the coding sequence ATGGATTATTTTACATTATTCGGGCTGCCAGCTCAGTATCTGATTGATGGCAACCAACTCGCGACCCGCTATCAAGAATTGCAACGCCAATTTCACCCCGATCGTTTTGCTAATCAGCCGGAACGCGAGCGCTTGGCCTCGTTACAGCAAGCGCTCACCATCAATGATGCCTACCAAACCCTCAAGCACCCGTTAAAACGGGCTGAGTATATGCTATCTTTGCAGGGTTTTGATTTAGGCAATGAACAACATACTATGCGCGATACTGCGTTTCTGATGGAGCAATTAGAGTTGCGCGAAGAGCTTGATGCTATCGAACGCAATTCTGATGCTGAGACGCAACTCGCTGAATTTAATCGCCGCTTGGTACTCATGACCCAAACGCGCAGCCAGCTGATGGTTGAGCAACTGAATCAGCAACAATGGGAGCAAGCAGCAGAGACGGTACGAAAATTACGTTTTCTGGATAAGTTACACCAGCAGGTTGAGCAGTTAGAAGAGCGCCTGTTTGATGACTTTTCATGA
- the iscA gene encoding iron-sulfur cluster assembly protein IscA: MSISISDSAAQRVSAFLNHRGKGLGLRLGVRTSGCSGMAYVLEFVDEMNDDDIVFEDKGVKVIVDGKSMVYLDGTELDFVKEGLNEGFKFNNPNVSNECGCGESFNV; this comes from the coding sequence ATGTCGATATCAATCAGCGACAGTGCTGCACAACGGGTCAGCGCCTTTTTAAATCACCGTGGTAAAGGCCTGGGTTTGCGCTTAGGTGTGCGGACGTCGGGCTGCTCCGGTATGGCATATGTCCTGGAATTTGTTGATGAAATGAACGATGACGATATCGTTTTTGAAGACAAAGGCGTGAAAGTGATAGTCGACGGCAAAAGCATGGTCTATCTTGACGGCACCGAACTGGATTTCGTCAAAGAAGGTCTAAACGAAGGTTTTAAGTTCAACAATCCGAATGTCTCAAATGAGTGCGGGTGTGGCGAAAGCTTTAACGTTTGA
- the pepB gene encoding aminopeptidase PepB, with the protein MTTEMMQVTLSDKPADARWGEKAILSTNAEGVTIHLTNNGQLGAIQRAARKIDGQGIKHIKLAGEGWGLEQSWAFWQGFRGPKGQRSVAWAELPVDEKTELEQRIKIIDWVRDTINAPAEDLGPEQLAKNAIDLLCSVSCDAVNYRITKGEDLREQGYAGIYTVGRGSDRAPVLLALDYNPTGNPDAPVMACLVGKGITFDSGGYSLKQSAFMDSMKSDMGGAATVTGALALAAARGLKERVKLYLCCADNMVSGNAFKLGDIIRYRNGKTVEIMNTDAEGRLVLADGLIDASEQHAPLIIDAATLTGAAKTALGNDYHALFSFDDALAQALLSSAQSEHEPFWRLPLAEFHRSQLPSNFAELNNVAGAAYSAGASTAAAFLSHFVKNYQQGWLHIDCSATYRKSAVEQWSAGATGLGVRTIANLLLAKAKQ; encoded by the coding sequence ATGACAACAGAAATGATGCAAGTAACCCTATCCGATAAGCCAGCTGATGCCCGCTGGGGCGAGAAAGCAATACTCAGTACCAATGCTGAGGGGGTAACCATTCACCTGACCAATAACGGTCAATTAGGTGCCATTCAACGCGCCGCCCGTAAAATAGATGGGCAAGGTATTAAACACATAAAACTGGCCGGAGAGGGCTGGGGTCTGGAGCAAAGTTGGGCATTCTGGCAAGGTTTCCGTGGGCCAAAAGGCCAGCGCAGTGTGGCGTGGGCAGAACTGCCAGTAGACGAAAAAACCGAGCTGGAACAACGGATAAAGATTATTGACTGGGTGCGCGATACCATCAATGCCCCCGCAGAAGATTTGGGGCCAGAGCAACTGGCAAAAAACGCGATTGATTTACTGTGCTCGGTATCATGCGATGCCGTCAACTATCGCATTACCAAAGGCGAAGACCTGCGTGAACAAGGCTATGCCGGGATTTACACAGTCGGGCGTGGCTCTGACCGAGCGCCGGTGTTGTTAGCACTGGACTACAACCCAACCGGTAATCCAGATGCGCCAGTAATGGCTTGTCTGGTAGGTAAAGGCATCACTTTTGATTCAGGCGGTTATAGCCTGAAACAGAGCGCATTCATGGATTCAATGAAATCCGATATGGGAGGGGCTGCGACAGTGACCGGTGCACTGGCATTGGCAGCGGCTCGTGGGTTAAAAGAGCGGGTAAAATTGTATCTATGTTGCGCCGATAATATGGTTAGCGGTAATGCCTTTAAGCTGGGTGATATTATTCGCTATCGCAATGGTAAGACAGTTGAAATTATGAATACTGATGCTGAAGGGCGCTTGGTATTGGCTGATGGCCTGATTGATGCCTCTGAGCAGCATGCACCGCTGATTATTGATGCTGCAACCTTAACCGGCGCGGCAAAAACTGCGTTAGGTAATGATTACCATGCTTTGTTCAGCTTTGATGATGCACTGGCGCAAGCTTTGTTGAGCAGCGCGCAAAGCGAGCACGAACCTTTCTGGCGTTTGCCGCTGGCAGAATTCCATCGCAGCCAGTTGCCCTCTAATTTTGCTGAGCTGAATAATGTCGCGGGGGCCGCTTACAGCGCGGGTGCCAGCACCGCAGCGGCATTTTTGTCGCACTTTGTGAAAAATTATCAGCAAGGTTGGTTACACATCGACTGTTCTGCAACCTACCGTAAAAGCGCGGTTGAACAGTGGTCGGCGGGGGCAACCGGGTTAGGGGTGCGTACCATTGCTAATCTGTTGTTAGCGAAAGCAAAACAGTAA
- the iscR gene encoding Fe-S cluster assembly transcriptional regulator IscR, whose amino-acid sequence MRLTSKGRYAVTAMLDVALHSQDGPVPLADISERQGISLSYLEQLFSRLRKNGLVASVRGPGGGYLLGKDASAIAVGAVITAVDESVDATRCQGKEGCQGGDRCLTHTLWRDLSERISSFLNNITLAELVNNQDILEVADRQNNDTRRTANGRPQETINVNLRA is encoded by the coding sequence ATGAGACTGACATCCAAAGGCCGTTATGCCGTGACCGCCATGCTTGATGTGGCATTACATTCCCAGGACGGGCCAGTTCCTCTGGCAGATATTTCAGAGCGTCAGGGGATCTCGTTATCCTACTTGGAACAGCTTTTTTCACGGTTACGTAAAAATGGCTTAGTGGCCAGCGTTCGTGGTCCAGGTGGCGGTTACCTGCTGGGTAAAGATGCATCAGCAATCGCGGTCGGTGCTGTTATCACTGCCGTTGACGAATCAGTCGATGCAACCCGTTGCCAAGGTAAAGAGGGTTGTCAGGGTGGCGACCGTTGCCTGACTCACACCTTGTGGCGTGATTTGAGCGAGCGCATCAGCAGCTTCCTCAACAACATCACATTGGCAGAACTGGTGAATAACCAAGATATTCTTGAGGTTGCGGATCGCCAAAATAACGATACGCGCCGTACGGCCAATGGCCGACCGCAAGAGACGATTAACGTCAATCTGCGCGCATAA
- the iscU gene encoding Fe-S cluster assembly scaffold IscU → MAYSEKVIDHYENPRNVGSFDNADPTIGSGMVGAPACGDVMKLQIKVNDAGIIEDARFKTYGCGSAIASSSLVTEWMKGKSLDQAEAIKNTQIAEELELPPVKIHCSILAEDAIKAAIADYKSKHTAK, encoded by the coding sequence ATGGCTTATAGCGAAAAAGTAATCGATCACTATGAAAACCCACGTAATGTTGGGTCTTTCGATAATGCAGACCCTACCATTGGTAGCGGCATGGTTGGCGCGCCTGCTTGTGGTGATGTCATGAAATTGCAGATCAAAGTTAACGACGCTGGCATTATTGAAGATGCGCGTTTTAAAACTTACGGCTGCGGTTCTGCTATTGCTTCCAGTTCTTTAGTAACTGAATGGATGAAAGGTAAGTCTCTCGATCAGGCTGAAGCGATCAAAAATACTCAGATCGCCGAAGAGCTGGAGTTACCGCCAGTCAAAATTCACTGCTCAATATTGGCAGAAGATGCCATTAAAGCAGCTATCGCTGACTACAAAAGCAAGCATACTGCCAAGTAG
- the sseB gene encoding enhanced serine sensitivity protein SseB, whose product MSLPQSPDDSHDNHHHDAEHNLESLLKLAATESIHRIAFFRALLDATVLVLVDDSDKSGEDGEMTFTAGNGVNILHWEKQDGESVIPFFTSVEVLQQALDIAEDQPIDSEKQPFIAMPVRVLFEMTQGAHLFLNPKSEHGKEFWPQEVAMLLENGGLAQPAEMVVDKESQILLGQPEEYPAAMVDALIQLFSQRKPVRRAFLALMHDKAVDEKPNLLIGLEVDGSIDEIDQLIQEAGHVASDHAPDDGPVDFCVVNEKERGVSHYLMTHTQAFYQRKWGSWLRNVIPSTNH is encoded by the coding sequence ATGAGTTTGCCGCAATCCCCTGATGATAGCCACGATAACCATCACCATGATGCAGAGCACAATCTGGAGTCTTTGCTAAAACTGGCCGCGACGGAGTCAATTCATCGCATCGCTTTTTTTCGCGCGCTGCTAGATGCCACAGTTTTAGTGCTGGTGGATGATTCAGATAAGAGTGGTGAGGATGGTGAAATGACCTTCACGGCAGGCAATGGCGTGAATATTCTGCATTGGGAAAAGCAGGATGGTGAATCAGTCATTCCATTCTTTACCTCGGTCGAGGTGCTCCAGCAGGCGTTGGATATCGCCGAAGATCAACCGATTGACAGTGAAAAACAGCCATTTATTGCTATGCCAGTGCGGGTGTTATTTGAAATGACGCAAGGTGCGCATCTGTTTTTGAATCCGAAATCAGAGCACGGTAAAGAGTTCTGGCCACAAGAAGTGGCGATGCTGCTAGAAAATGGTGGCTTGGCGCAGCCAGCTGAAATGGTGGTGGATAAAGAGAGCCAAATTCTGCTAGGGCAGCCGGAAGAATATCCAGCCGCCATGGTCGATGCTTTGATCCAGTTATTCAGCCAACGTAAACCGGTGCGGCGGGCATTTTTGGCACTGATGCATGATAAGGCGGTAGACGAGAAACCTAACTTATTGATCGGGCTGGAGGTGGATGGTTCCATTGATGAAATTGATCAGTTGATTCAAGAGGCGGGTCATGTAGCCAGTGACCATGCGCCGGATGATGGCCCAGTAGATTTTTGTGTGGTGAATGAGAAAGAGCGGGGAGTCAGCCATTATCTGATGACGCATACTCAAGCATTTTATCAGCGCAAGTGGGGCAGTTGGCTGAGAAATGTCATTCCGTCGACTAATCATTAA
- the fdx gene encoding ISC system 2Fe-2S type ferredoxin, whose amino-acid sequence MPKIVFLPHKDLCPDGAVLEATQGETILDVALRNGIDIEHACEKSCACTTCHCIVREGFDSLPESSELEDDMLDKAWGLEPESRLSCQARVTDEDLVVEIPRYTINHAREH is encoded by the coding sequence ATGCCTAAAATCGTATTTCTGCCCCATAAAGATCTTTGCCCGGATGGCGCAGTGCTGGAAGCAACCCAAGGTGAAACCATATTGGATGTCGCCTTGCGCAATGGAATTGATATTGAACACGCCTGTGAAAAATCCTGCGCGTGCACCACTTGCCACTGTATTGTGCGCGAGGGTTTTGACTCCCTGCCAGAAAGCAGCGAGCTGGAAGATGACATGCTGGATAAAGCCTGGGGCCTGGAGCCGGAGAGCCGCCTGAGTTGTCAGGCCAGAGTCACCGACGAAGATCTGGTGGTTGAGATCCCGCGCTATACTATTAACCATGCACGGGAGCACTGA
- a CDS encoding IscS subfamily cysteine desulfurase, with protein sequence MTESKVKTPIYLDYAATTPVDPRVAEKMMQYLTLDGIFGNPASRSHKFGWQAEEAVDIARNDIAALVGADPREIVFTSGATESDNLAIKGAANFYQKKGKHIITCKTEHKAVLDTCRQLEREGFEVTYLAPQSNGIIDLKQLEAAMREDTILVSIMHVNNEIGVVQDIAEIGEMCRSRGIIFHVDATQSVGKLPIDLSKLKVDLMSFSAHKVYGPMGIGALFVRRKPRIRIEAQQHGGGHERGMRSGTLPVHQIVGMGEAYRIAKEEMESEAARLRSLRLRLWNGIKDIEEVYLNGDLENGAPGILNVSFNYVEGESLIMALKDLAVSSGSACTSASLEPSYVLRALGMNDELAHSSIRFSLGRFTTEAEVDYAIALVRKSIGRLRDLSPLWEMFKQGVDISSIEWSHH encoded by the coding sequence ATGACAGAATCAAAAGTAAAGACACCGATCTATCTGGATTATGCAGCAACGACCCCGGTAGATCCTCGTGTCGCTGAAAAAATGATGCAGTACCTGACTCTGGACGGTATTTTCGGTAACCCGGCCTCGCGTTCCCACAAATTTGGCTGGCAAGCAGAAGAAGCTGTTGATATTGCACGTAATGATATTGCCGCCTTAGTTGGTGCAGACCCTCGTGAGATTGTCTTCACCTCTGGTGCAACTGAGTCCGATAACCTCGCGATTAAAGGTGCTGCTAACTTCTACCAGAAGAAAGGCAAGCACATCATCACCTGTAAGACTGAACATAAAGCGGTGCTGGATACCTGTCGCCAATTGGAGCGTGAAGGCTTCGAAGTGACTTATTTGGCGCCTCAGTCTAACGGTATTATCGACCTGAAGCAGCTGGAAGCGGCAATGCGTGAAGATACCATTCTGGTTTCTATCATGCATGTGAACAATGAAATCGGTGTGGTGCAGGATATCGCTGAAATCGGCGAAATGTGCCGTAGTCGCGGGATCATTTTCCACGTCGATGCGACCCAAAGCGTGGGTAAATTACCGATTGACCTGAGCAAGCTGAAAGTCGATTTGATGTCTTTCTCTGCCCATAAAGTTTATGGCCCGATGGGCATTGGCGCACTGTTTGTTCGCCGTAAACCACGTATTCGTATTGAAGCACAGCAGCACGGCGGTGGCCATGAACGCGGTATGCGCTCTGGTACCTTGCCAGTGCATCAGATAGTGGGCATGGGTGAAGCTTACCGTATTGCCAAAGAAGAGATGGAAAGCGAGGCGGCGCGTCTGCGCTCACTGCGTCTGCGGCTGTGGAACGGCATCAAAGATATCGAAGAAGTTTACCTGAATGGCGATTTGGAGAATGGCGCACCTGGCATTCTTAACGTCAGCTTCAACTATGTTGAGGGTGAGTCGCTTATTATGGCACTGAAAGATCTGGCTGTTTCGTCAGGTTCAGCCTGTACCTCCGCGAGTCTGGAACCTTCTTACGTGTTGCGTGCGTTGGGGATGAACGATGAACTGGCTCACAGTTCAATCCGTTTCTCTCTGGGGCGTTTCACCACTGAAGCAGAGGTAGACTACGCCATTGCGCTGGTACGTAAATCTATTGGCCGTCTGCGTGATTTGTCTCCGCTATGGGAGATGTTCAAGCAGGGCGTGGATATCAGCAGCATTGAATGGTCTCACCATTAA
- the suhB gene encoding inositol-1-monophosphatase gives MHPMLTIAIRAARKAGNLIAKNYETPDAVEASQKGSNDFVTNVDRDSESLIVDVIRKSYPKHTIIGEECGHLVGEDDDIQWVIDPLDGTTNFIKRLPHFAVSIAVRIKGRTEVAVVYDPMRNELFTATRGQGAQLNGYRLRGTNAKELDGTILATGFPFKAKQHAPAYIRVVGKLFEQCADFRRTGSAALDLAYVAAGRVDGFFEIGLKPWDFAGGELLVRESGGIVTDFAGGHNHFSSGNIVAGNPRIVKSIVQAMSDEISDALKR, from the coding sequence ATGCATCCGATGCTGACTATCGCCATACGCGCTGCGCGTAAGGCCGGTAACCTGATTGCCAAAAATTATGAAACTCCGGACGCTGTTGAAGCGAGCCAGAAAGGCAGTAATGACTTTGTTACCAACGTAGACCGCGACTCAGAAAGTCTGATTGTCGACGTTATCCGTAAATCTTATCCCAAACACACTATTATTGGTGAAGAATGCGGTCATTTAGTTGGCGAAGACGATGATATACAATGGGTTATTGATCCACTGGATGGCACTACCAACTTCATTAAACGTCTCCCACACTTCGCAGTCTCTATCGCCGTTCGCATCAAAGGCCGCACCGAAGTTGCCGTGGTCTATGACCCAATGCGTAACGAACTGTTTACCGCGACGCGCGGTCAAGGCGCTCAGTTAAATGGCTACCGTCTGCGTGGTACTAATGCCAAAGAGTTAGACGGCACGATTCTGGCGACCGGCTTCCCATTCAAAGCGAAACAGCATGCTCCGGCGTATATCCGCGTTGTTGGCAAATTATTTGAGCAGTGTGCCGACTTCCGCCGCACGGGTTCAGCAGCACTGGATTTGGCTTATGTTGCCGCGGGCCGTGTTGATGGTTTCTTTGAGATTGGGCTGAAGCCTTGGGATTTTGCCGGTGGCGAACTGCTGGTGCGTGAATCTGGCGGCATCGTGACTGACTTTGCTGGCGGCCATAATCATTTCAGTTCAGGTAACATCGTTGCCGGTAACCCACGCATTGTGAAATCTATCGTTCAAGCAATGAGCGACGAAATCAGTGATGCATTGAAGCGTTAA